The proteins below come from a single Triticum aestivum cultivar Chinese Spring chromosome 5D, IWGSC CS RefSeq v2.1, whole genome shotgun sequence genomic window:
- the LOC123123105 gene encoding transcription termination factor MTEF1, chloroplastic, translating to MPLCSFYASTSLPVAKPHSLPSSAKLPSTAAAAITTVQPKKSPAAVAAAAAATVLPTTAENTASMTPAEALSLHLPELPSAMRDKILSLELMGVDYGRALLLNPALRDAAPESIHAVVTFLQSRGLHFKDLGRVFGMCPSVLTASVRADLRPVFAFLTDDLGVPEAAYRRVVVKCPRVLACSVRDQLRPALIYLRRLGFRDNRALAFQDPILLVSSVERTMAPKLEYLAGLGMSRDDAVAMALRCPALFTFNVERNYKPKFEYLVEEMGGGVEDVKAFPQYFTFSLEKRIAPRHRAAADAGVDLPLADMLKATDEEFSEMLERGRSR from the coding sequence ATGCCGCTCTGCAGCTTCTACGCCTCCACGTCCCTCCCGGTGGCCAAGCCCCACTCCCTGCCCTCCTCCGCCAAgctcccctccaccgccgccgcggcgATCACCACCGTGCAGCCAAAGAAGTCGCCGGCGGCCGTggctgcggccgcggcggcgaCCGTCCTGCCGACGACGGCCGAGAACACAGCGTCCATGACGCCGGCGGAGGCGCTGTCGCTGCACCTGCCGGAGCTGCCGTCGGCGATGCGGGACAAGATCCTGAGCCTGGAGCTGATGGGGGTGGACTACGGGCGCGCGCTGTTGCTGAACCCGGCGCTCCGGGACGCGGCGCCGGAGTCCATCCACGCGGTGGTCACCTTCCTGCAGTCGCGCGGGCTCCACTTCAAGGACCTGGGCCGCGTCTTCGGCATGTGCCCGTCCGTGCTCACCGCCAGCGTCCGCGCCGACCTCCGCCCCGTCTTCGCCTTCCTCACCGACGACCTCGGCGTGCCGGAGGCCGCCTACCGCCGCGTGGTCGTCAAGTGCCCGCGGGTGCTCGCCTGCAGCGTCCGCGACCAGCTCCGGCCGGCGCTCATCTAcctccgccgcctcggcttccgggACAACCGCGCGCTGGCGTTCCAGGACCCCATCCTCCTCGTCTCCAGCGTGGAGCGCACCATGGCGCCCAAGCTGGAGTACCTGGCCGGGCTGGGCATGTCGCGGGACGACGCCGTGGCCATGGCGCTCCGGTGCCCGGCCCTCTTCACCTTCAACGTGGAGAGGAACTACAAGCCCAAGTTCGAGTACCTGGTGGAGGAGATgggcggcggcgtggaggacgTCAAGGCCTTCCCGCAGTACTTCACCTTCAGCCTCGAGAAACGGATCGCGCCGcggcaccgcgccgccgccgacgccggcgtCGACCTGCCGCTGGCTGACATGCTCAAGGCCACCGACGAGGAGTTCAGCGAGATGCTCGAGAGGGGAAGGAGCAGATGA
- the LOC123123103 gene encoding uncharacterized protein — translation MREEVRSSSGAAAEPQFAVVRSSSPPPTPVASSAGASSPAMQINIVSIDWLGSRQASRVDSSSHVAPHAYGPAHSFDAAGTALDSAPSCRPWERGDLLRRLATFKPSTWDAKPKAASSLVCAQRGWVNVDMDKIECESCGAHLLFSAVASWSPTEVTNAGEAFAGQLDASHKNSCPWRGNSCADNLVQLHLTQSALIGGFKDRCDGLLQFLSLPVIAPSAIENMRLTRAAQINRLLTQSISFLSGELGYKAENTPGVDIHQGSSCGYSRAQKLISLCGWEPRWLPNVQDCEENSTHSAKNALSNEPDEMFYSPLVEHQKSSFSASAKKDKGKGKRPLKDSGCSMSSPLLDCSLCGATVRIWDFRSVSRPNRISPNNTDAPETGKKLTLTRGISAASGINGWVNDGAVRDQAEGRDEAATYEGKLVSNAGVDLNLSMAGGLPPLHSSMAVASECCNGGMGRDLMIAQPAGSEVGDRATSYESRGPSSRKRNLEEGGSTADKPQDGVRHADSIEGTVIDRDGEEVDDDVQDSDTKNKKPRGFNFFDANLPSSSGAGPSRNLGFDLDVDISMFGHSRAVGLAPVEHPSARDSMRASSVIAMDVRSADEDSMESVEYHPDAGIDINMPSSSGHRNIEMNDAFDLNDSNQAQQSACAQPAAGSDGREIGGSSTNEGEEVLNAGTTPAFARDQLSLGISGGSVGMGASDEAEIHGIDVSVQRTESGVGDAEPITDLTETMGHTGESVPGPGLMDEFVPEEVDREEPHGDSQDIVFRSAGRADSGSKYFGSNKADSGESGKKIGHAIGHESSMHPSLSCNAGVYAGFDASKEEVTQAGKAVTTDDQGLQYDLRNGLGATNGENDYEPGLPDFDPVKHHNSYCPWVNGIVAAACCYDTSSSSGSSELSGWQLTVDALDTFQSLGQSQNQTMRSESAASLNMDDQAASNRKLARRTSVNKSHGKC, via the exons atgcgGGAGGAGGTCAGGAGCTCGTCGGGGGCGGCGGCCGAGCCGCAGTTCGCCGTCGTccgctcgtcgtcgccgccgcccaccCCGGTCGCCAG TTCTGCTGGTGCCTCATCACCTGCTATGCAAATTAATATAGTAAGCATAGATTGGTTGGGTAGCAGACAAGCTTCCAGGGTTGATTCCTCGTCACATGTTGCACCACATGCCTATGGGCCTGCTCATAGCTTTGATGCTGCTGGAACTGCTTTGGATTCTGCACCATCTTGTAGACCATGGGAGCGTGGAGACTTACTTCGTCGACTGGCAACATTCAAACCTTCAACTTGGGATGCTAAGCCGAAG GCTGCCAGTTCATTGGTTTGTGCTCAAAGAGGCTGGGTAAATGTTGACATGGACAAAATTGAATGTGAATCATGTGGTGCGCATCTTTTATTCAGTGCAGTGGCATCCTGGTCCCCAACTGAAG TTACAAATGCTGGAGAAGCCTTTGCGGGGCAGCTTGATGCATCACACAAGAATAGCTGTCCCTGGAGGGGCAATAGCTGTGCTGATAACTTGGTTCAGCTCCACCTTACACAGTCAGCGCTTATTGGAGGTTTTAAAGATCGATGTGATGGACTTCTACAGTTTCTCTCTCTTCCTGTGATTGCTCCATCTGCAATTGAGAACATGAGGTTGACAAGGGCTGCTCAGATTAACCGCCTATTAACCCAATCGATTAGCTTCTTATCTGGGGAGCTGGGTTACAAAGCTGAGAATACACCAGGAGTTGACATCCATCAAGGTTCATCTTGTGGCTACTCAAGA GCGCAGAAGCTTATAAGTCTTTGTGGATGGGAGCCTAGGTGGCTTCCAAATGTTCAGGACTGTGAAGAAAATTCAACCCACTCAGCTAAAAATGCACTTTCAAATGAACCAGATGAAATGTTCTATTCCCCCCTTGTTGAACATCAGAAAAGTTCATTCTCTGCATCAGCCAAGAAAGATAAAGGAAAAGGCAAAAGGCCCCTCAAAGATTCGGGGTGCAGCATGAGCTCACCTTTATTAGATTGTAGCCTGTGTGGAGCTACAGTTAGGATCTGGGACTTCAGATCTGTGTCACGTCCTAATCGTATTAGTCCAAATAACACTGATGCACCAGAAACAGGCAAAAAGCTAACACTGACACGTGGAATTAGCGCAGCCAGTGGGATCAACGGATGGGTTAATGATGGGGCGGTAAGAGATCAAGCTGAAGGACGTGATGAAGCAGCAACTTATGAGGGGAAATTAGTATCAAATGCTGGAGTAGACCTTAATCTATCGATGGCTGGAGGACTACCGCCACTTCATTCTTCAATGGCTGTTGCATCTGAGTGTTGTAATGGAGGGATGGGAAGAGATCTGATGATTGCGCAGCCCGCTGGAAGTGAAGTTGGTGATCGTGCAACATCATATGAGTCCCGGGGTCCAAGCTCGCGGAAGCGTAACCTTGAGGAAGGTGGGAGCACAGCTGACAAGCCACAAGACGGGGTTCGACATGCTGACAGCATAGAAGGAACTGTCATTGATCGTGATGGTGAAGAAGTTGACGATGACGTTCAAGATTCAGACACCAAGAATAAAAAACCGCGCGGATTCAACTTTTTTGATGCCAATCTTCCATCTTCTTCTGGAGCTGGTCCTAGTAGAAACTTGGGCTTTGACTTGGATGTGGATATTAGTATGTTCGGTCACTCTAGAGCTGTTGGTCTAGCTCCTGTTGAGCATCCGTCTGCTAGAGATTCTATGAGGGCCTCTTCTGTTATCGCAATGGATGTTCGCAGCGCTGACGAAGATTCGATGGAGAGTGTTGAGTATCATCCAGATGCTGGTATAGATATTAATATGCCTTCATCTAGTGGACACAGGAATATTGAAATGAATGATGCCTTTGATCTCAACGATAGCAACCAAGCACAGCAAAGTGCTTGTGCACAACCTGCTGCTGGAAGTGACGGAAGGGAGATAGGAGGAAGCAGTACTAATGAAGGGGAGGAAGTCCTTAATGCAGGCACAACTCCTGCTTTTGCAAGGGATCAGCTTAGCTTAGGAATTAGTGGTGGAAGTGTTGGCATGGGTGCTAGTGACGAGGCTGAAATTCATGGCATTGATGTATCTGTGCAAAGAACCGAGAGTGGTGTAGGTGATGCAGAACCTATTACTGACCTTACTGAGACAATGGGCCATACCGGTGAATCAGTTCCAGGGCCTGGATTGATGGATGAGTTTGTACCTGAAGAAGTTGATCGGGAAGAACCTCATGGAGACAGCCAAGATATTGTGTTCCGTTCAGCAGGCCGTGCTGACAGTGGATCAAAATATTTTGGTTCTAATAAAGCTGATTCTGGTGAGAGTGGAAAAAAGATAGGACATGCCATTGGTCATGAAAGCAGCATGCATCCTTCTCTCTCTTGCAATGCTGGGGTGTATGCCGGCTTCGATGCATCTAAAGAGGAAGTGACACAGGCTGGCAAAGCAGTGACTACTGATGATCAAGGCTTGCAATATGATCTGCGGAATGGATTAG GAGCAACAAATGGAGAAAATGACTATGAACCAGGTCTTCCAGATTTTGATCCTGTTAAGCATCACAACAGTTACTGCCCATGGGTCAATGGAATTGTTGCAGCCGCTTGCTGTTATGATACTAGTTCCAGCTCAGGCAGTTCAGAACTTTCTGGCTGGCAGCTAACTGTTGATGCACTTGATACATTCCAGTCTCTTGGTCAATCTCAGAATCAAACTATGCGGTCTGAATCTGCGGCCTCGCTAAACATG GATGATCAAGCAGCTTCTAACCGCAAACTGGCTAGGAGGACTTCGGTGAACAAAAGCCATGGGAAATGTTGA
- the LOC123123104 gene encoding putative ALA-interacting subunit 2, translating into MDEAGSSASAGSAPRGGRPARSGVFYKFTQQDLPAWKPAMTPGYVIAIFLIIGIIFVPVGLICLQASNRVAEIVHRYDIDCVPDAYRSNKQAYIKDSSISKKCIQKVKVQYHMKAPIYVYYELDNFYQNHRRYIKSRSDKQLRHGLQYTDSSCSPIERSNGLPVVPCGLIAWSLFNDTYDFTRGSMGLMVDRKNISWRSDREHKYGKDVYPFNFQNGSLIGGGKLDPDIPLSNQEDLIVWMRAAALPQFRKLYGVIEEDIQADETITMHITNNYNTYSFGGKKSLVLTTSTWLGGKNDFLGYAYLITGSSSIFLCILFALIHVKIPRPHGDAAYLSWSRKNGNN; encoded by the exons ATGGACGAGGCGGGCAGCTCGGCGTCCGCAGGCTCCGCCCCGCGCGGAGGGCGCCCGGCGAGATCGGGAG TATTCTATAAATTCACCCAGCAGGATCTTCCAGCTTGGAAACCGGCAATGACACCAGGATAC GTGATAGCCATTTTCTTGATAATTGGGATTATTTTTGTACCGGTTGGGCTAATTTGTCTGCAAGCTTCAAACAGA GTTGCAGAAATAGTTCACCGTTATGATATTGATTGTGTACCTGATGCTTACAGAAGCAATAAGCAGGCTTATATCAAAGACAGCTCGATTTCAAAGAAATGTATTCAGAAAGTGAAG GTTCAATACCATATGAAAGCTCCAATTTATGTGTATTACGAACTCGACAACTTCTACCAGAATCATCGTAG GTATATCAAAAGTAGAAGCGATAAGCAACTACGCCATGGGCTCCAATACACTGATAGCTCATGCAGTCCGATAGAAAGGAGCAACGGCCTTCCAGTTGTTCCCTGTGGATTGATTGCCTGGAGCTTGTTCAATGATACTTATGATTTTACCCGTGGGTCCATGGGATTGATGGTTGATAGGAAAAACATTTCATGGAGAAGTGATCGGGAACATAAGTATGGCAAGGATGTCTATCCTTTCAACTTTCAGAATGGATCCTTGATTGGAGGAGGAAAACTTGACCCTGATATACCA CTAAGCAATCAGGAAGATCTTATTGTGTGGATGCGCGCAGCTGCTCTTCCCCAGTTCCGAAAGCTGTATGGTGTCATTGAAGAGGATATACAAGCTGATGAAACCATTACCATGCACATAACAAACAATTACAATACCTACAGTTTTGGTGGAAAGAAAAGCCTGGTTCTTACAACGTCAACCTGGCTAGGCGGCAAGAATGACTTTCTTGGATATGCATACCTTATCACCGGTTCCTCGAGCATTTTCTTGTGCATTCTCTTTGCTCTGATCCATGTGAAAATCCCAAG GCCACATGGCGATGCTGCTTACCTATCTTGGAGCAGGAAAAACGGCAATAACTAA